A stretch of Desulfurivibrio alkaliphilus AHT 2 DNA encodes these proteins:
- a CDS encoding nickel-dependent hydrogenase large subunit, producing MNESGTSKRITIDPLSRVEGHLKIETRVEDGVITQARAAGLLFRGLEKALIGYDARVAQQVTQRVCGVCPYAHAEAAALALEDAMGIRPNANGQLLRNLITGAYLVHDSLLHFYQLSALDFIDIEAVLAYKGGDPVLAAVRQWVEEEVRSSRIFPGAPFLPRYRHDDQLPGDTDSLLLVRNYFANFTLLADLQKMVAIFGGKAPHPVAIEAGGVTTRPTLGMLAQYRTLLRRAEAFVLGPYREDIFSVCRAFPHYFQEGRGYGNFLSFPFLPEADGDNHLFAGGALLNGEHQPLELDAINEDHTYAFYRQQSGTALPPLATSRLTPLDWQEFQREEQRKGGKYSWSRAPRYRGEVMEVGAAARIVNSYHQGGNQALKELVDHTNRELGITVADYNSVMGRHLSRYLSAALIIGRLKEQLEMVKDGVLGFEEREVPRNARGVGITEASRGALGHWLETDKDGLIKNYELVVPSTWNFGPKDAAGKPGAVEKMLLGTRISNPEQPLEAARIARSADPCIACSVH from the coding sequence ATGAATGAGAGCGGCACGAGCAAGCGGATTACCATTGACCCCCTCAGCCGGGTGGAAGGGCATCTTAAGATCGAAACCCGGGTGGAAGATGGGGTGATCACCCAGGCCCGGGCCGCCGGCCTGCTCTTCCGCGGCCTGGAGAAGGCGCTGATCGGCTACGACGCCCGGGTGGCCCAGCAGGTCACCCAGCGGGTCTGCGGGGTCTGCCCATATGCTCATGCCGAAGCCGCCGCCCTGGCCCTGGAAGACGCCATGGGCATCCGCCCCAACGCCAACGGCCAGTTGCTGCGTAACCTGATCACCGGCGCCTACCTGGTGCATGACTCCCTGCTGCACTTCTACCAACTGAGCGCCCTGGATTTCATCGATATTGAGGCGGTACTGGCCTACAAAGGCGGCGATCCCGTGCTGGCGGCAGTTCGCCAATGGGTGGAGGAAGAAGTCCGTTCATCCCGGATCTTCCCCGGCGCCCCGTTCCTGCCCCGTTACCGCCACGACGATCAACTGCCGGGTGACACCGACAGCCTGTTGCTGGTCCGCAACTACTTTGCCAACTTCACCCTGCTGGCCGATTTGCAGAAGATGGTGGCCATTTTCGGCGGCAAGGCGCCGCACCCGGTGGCCATTGAAGCCGGCGGGGTCACCACCCGGCCCACCCTGGGAATGCTGGCCCAATATCGCACCCTGCTGCGGCGGGCCGAAGCCTTTGTGCTGGGACCCTACCGCGAAGACATCTTCAGCGTTTGCCGGGCCTTTCCGCACTACTTCCAGGAAGGCCGGGGTTACGGCAACTTTCTCTCCTTTCCCTTCCTGCCCGAGGCCGATGGCGACAATCACCTCTTTGCCGGGGGCGCCCTGCTGAACGGTGAACACCAACCTCTGGAGCTTGACGCCATCAACGAAGATCACACCTACGCCTTTTACCGCCAGCAATCCGGCACCGCCCTGCCGCCCCTGGCCACCAGCCGCCTCACCCCCCTGGACTGGCAGGAGTTCCAACGGGAAGAGCAGCGAAAAGGCGGCAAGTACAGTTGGAGCCGGGCTCCCCGCTATCGCGGCGAGGTCATGGAAGTCGGGGCCGCGGCCCGCATCGTCAACAGCTACCACCAAGGCGGCAACCAGGCTCTGAAGGAATTGGTGGACCACACCAATCGGGAGCTTGGCATAACCGTGGCCGATTACAACTCGGTGATGGGCCGCCACCTCAGCCGTTACCTCTCGGCGGCCCTGATCATCGGCCGGCTTAAGGAGCAGCTTGAAATGGTAAAGGATGGCGTGCTGGGGTTTGAGGAACGGGAAGTGCCGCGCAACGCCCGGGGGGTGGGGATAACCGAGGCCTCCCGGGGCGCCTTGGGGCACTGGCTGGAAACCGACAAAGACGGCTTGATCAAAAATTATGAACTGGTGGTGCCCTCCACCTGGAATTTCGGCCCCAAAGATGCCGCCGGCAAGCCCGGGGCGGTGGAAAAGATGCTGCTGGGAACCAGGATCAGCAACCCGGAGCAACCGCTGGAGGCGGCGCGGATCGCCCGCTCGGCGGATCCCTGCATTGCCTGTTCCGTGCACTAG
- a CDS encoding response regulator, whose translation MRTLVAEDDFVSRTVLQEILTPYGTVHLAVDGEEALAAYERAITTRQPYDLICLDIMMPKLDGQEVLRRIRQREKELGIGGSDMARILMVTALGDAKNIMTALVKGSCEGYLVKPIRREKLLEQLRKLDMIQE comes from the coding sequence ATGAGAACACTGGTGGCGGAAGATGATTTTGTCAGTCGGACGGTTTTGCAGGAAATCCTGACACCCTATGGCACCGTCCACCTGGCGGTGGACGGTGAGGAGGCCCTGGCGGCCTACGAGCGGGCCATTACCACCAGACAACCCTACGATCTGATCTGCCTGGATATCATGATGCCGAAACTGGACGGCCAGGAGGTTTTGCGCCGTATTCGGCAGCGGGAGAAAGAGCTGGGCATCGGCGGCTCGGATATGGCCAGGATCCTGATGGTCACCGCCCTGGGGGACGCCAAGAACATCATGACGGCCCTGGTCAAGGGTTCCTGCGAGGGTTACCTGGTCAAGCCCATCCGGCGCGAGAAGCTGTTGGAGCAGTTGCGTAAACTGGACATGATCCAGGAATAA
- a CDS encoding Hpt domain-containing protein codes for MADKLAEHIREALPQSLAQLRQAIDDNNPREMSRQAHALKSPLATFGALGAFRLAREMELRGEAGDMSRSLALLVTLEGETQRIIDFFNDPDWRDQV; via the coding sequence ATGGCTGATAAACTGGCGGAGCATATCCGGGAGGCGCTGCCTCAAAGCCTGGCTCAATTGCGCCAAGCGATTGATGACAACAACCCCCGGGAGATGAGCCGCCAGGCCCATGCCCTGAAAAGTCCGCTGGCCACCTTTGGCGCCTTGGGGGCCTTCAGGCTGGCCCGGGAAATGGAATTGCGGGGGGAGGCGGGTGATATGAGCCGTTCTTTGGCCCTGCTGGTCACCCTTGAAGGTGAAACGCAGCGTATTATTGATTTTTTTAACGATCCTGACTGGCGGGATCAAGTTTAA
- a CDS encoding chemotaxis protein CheD — MLKSKVVGVGEFAVSSDPGEVVKTFALGSCVAVIFLHKPTRTVGLIHVALPESLISPDIAAKRPGYFADTGVEAILKEMGRCTGTCSTKLAQGMVVKMAGGANVMDANNTFNIGKRNILALKKILWPLGMGPVAEDVGGGISRTVAVTVGTGRVMLSCAAKGEWEL; from the coding sequence ATGTTGAAAAGCAAAGTGGTGGGAGTGGGCGAGTTCGCCGTTTCCAGCGATCCGGGGGAGGTGGTGAAAACCTTTGCCCTGGGTTCCTGTGTGGCGGTGATCTTTCTCCACAAGCCCACCCGCACCGTGGGGCTGATCCATGTCGCCCTGCCGGAATCGTTGATCAGCCCGGATATCGCGGCCAAGCGCCCGGGCTACTTTGCCGATACCGGGGTGGAGGCCATCCTCAAGGAGATGGGCAGGTGTACCGGGACCTGCAGCACCAAGCTGGCCCAGGGGATGGTGGTCAAGATGGCCGGGGGGGCCAACGTGATGGATGCCAACAACACCTTCAATATCGGTAAACGCAATATTTTGGCCCTGAAAAAGATCCTCTGGCCTTTGGGCATGGGGCCGGTGGCCGAGGATGTGGGCGGGGGGATCAGCCGCACGGTGGCGGTGACGGTGGGAACCGGGCGGGTGATGCTGTCGTGCGCCGCCAAGGGGGAGTGGGAACTATGA
- a CDS encoding oxidoreductase yields the protein MTPFSRREFLKKVYRVVIAAGAAPLLSFEELLAAEADERSRPRPNLVWLQGSSCSGCSISLLNIEQITVLDLLTQFSRLLYHPNLAQATGNQVGELLSTLADGDEPYLLVLEGGIPATMPHACMLDHQPLGHWVSRLAAGASACLAAGTCAVSGGVAAMPGTLTGVVSLTEHLAQEGIKTPVVNLPGCPMKPEHLVYTLLYFMRHRSLPELDGRRRPNRFFSHTIHQRCPRYASFQEQDFARHIWEEGCLLELGCQGPVTYNDCPGNGYNGNSNYCLRAGHPCIGCASELFPRPVLYHLYDDPRVRKGLLQGDSIAPYRRERGGTE from the coding sequence ATGACTCCGTTCAGTCGCCGGGAATTCCTGAAAAAAGTTTACCGGGTGGTAATCGCCGCCGGGGCGGCGCCATTGCTCTCCTTTGAAGAGCTGCTGGCCGCCGAAGCAGATGAGCGCTCCCGGCCGCGCCCCAACCTGGTCTGGCTGCAAGGCTCCTCCTGTTCGGGCTGCTCCATCTCCCTGCTCAATATCGAACAGATCACCGTGCTGGACCTGTTGACCCAGTTCAGTCGCCTGCTTTACCACCCCAACCTGGCCCAGGCCACCGGCAACCAGGTGGGGGAGTTGCTTTCGACCTTGGCCGATGGCGATGAACCTTATCTCCTGGTCCTGGAAGGCGGAATCCCGGCCACCATGCCCCATGCCTGTATGCTTGACCATCAACCCCTGGGCCATTGGGTCAGCCGGCTGGCGGCGGGGGCCAGCGCCTGCCTGGCCGCCGGCACCTGCGCTGTCTCCGGCGGCGTGGCTGCCATGCCCGGCACCCTCACCGGGGTGGTTTCCTTGACCGAGCATCTGGCTCAGGAAGGAATCAAGACCCCGGTGGTCAACCTGCCCGGCTGCCCGATGAAACCGGAGCACCTGGTTTACACCCTGCTGTACTTCATGCGTCACCGGAGTTTACCGGAACTGGACGGCCGTCGTCGCCCCAACCGTTTTTTCAGTCACACCATCCACCAGCGCTGCCCCCGTTACGCCTCGTTCCAGGAACAGGACTTTGCCCGCCACATCTGGGAGGAGGGCTGCCTGCTGGAATTGGGCTGCCAGGGACCGGTCACCTACAATGACTGCCCCGGCAACGGTTACAACGGCAACAGCAACTACTGCCTGCGGGCCGGCCACCCTTGTATCGGCTGCGCCAGTGAGCTTTTTCCCCGGCCGGTCCTTTATCATCTTTACGACGACCCCCGGGTGCGCAAAGGGCTGCTGCAGGGAGACAGCATTGCTCCATACCGCCGGGAGCGGGGAGGCACGGAATGA
- a CDS encoding response regulator, whose product MTNLEIMVVDDSALTIKKLGAMLEQLGHQVSKTCKSGMEAVETFKYLKDKGLPRPDLVTMDITMPEMDGIAATSRILAMDPDALIIMVTSHGQEQMVIEAIEAGAKGYVLKPFKIEKLKESINQVITRYKKE is encoded by the coding sequence ATGACTAATCTCGAGATAATGGTTGTCGACGACTCGGCTTTAACCATAAAAAAACTGGGGGCCATGCTGGAGCAGCTTGGTCACCAGGTAAGCAAAACCTGCAAAAGCGGCATGGAAGCGGTGGAGACCTTCAAGTACCTTAAAGACAAAGGCTTACCCCGGCCCGACCTGGTAACCATGGATATCACCATGCCGGAAATGGACGGCATCGCCGCCACCAGCCGCATCCTGGCCATGGACCCCGACGCCCTGATCATCATGGTCACCTCCCACGGCCAGGAGCAGATGGTCATTGAGGCCATTGAAGCCGGCGCCAAAGGCTACGTACTGAAACCCTTTAAAATAGAAAAACTCAAGGAGAGCATCAACCAGGTAATAACACGCTACAAAAAGGAATAA
- a CDS encoding response regulator: MRIVIVDDSATARMFIRRCLEIAGFREAEIIEAENGRQALETIRRQRVDLVLTDLTMPVMDGSTLLKWMKSNPELADTKVLVVSSAGNPAKEKELLELGAMAVLGKPVSPARISALLQGLLPPQSEPKGWDDE, from the coding sequence ATGCGTATTGTTATCGTGGATGATTCCGCCACCGCCCGGATGTTCATCCGGCGTTGCCTGGAAATCGCCGGTTTCCGGGAGGCGGAGATCATTGAGGCGGAAAACGGCCGCCAGGCCCTGGAAACGATCCGGCGGCAACGAGTGGATCTGGTACTCACCGATCTGACCATGCCGGTGATGGATGGCTCCACCCTGCTTAAGTGGATGAAAAGCAACCCTGAGCTGGCCGACACCAAGGTGCTGGTGGTAAGCAGTGCCGGCAATCCCGCCAAGGAAAAAGAATTACTGGAACTGGGAGCCATGGCGGTGCTTGGCAAGCCGGTCTCCCCGGCCAGGATCAGCGCCCTGTTGCAGGGCCTGCTGCCACCGCAGAGTGAGCCAAAAGGATGGGACGATGAATGA
- a CDS encoding HDOD domain-containing protein, which produces MKSKEQKAAIDQAIGRLPRLSAAAIRLLRLVQEPDHGLAEVVAIVKNDALLTSRVLMVVNSPVYGRLNKITGIDHAVSLLGEDLVVGAAMKEAAGLLLDKKLDGYAAEEGELWRHNLKTALAAKILARQTTGKVAPELAFTCGLLHDLGKAVISDYLGDNAGRIRRAVEQGKVADFLAAERVLLGIDHAEAGFTIATKWSLPVPLPEVCRFHHTPGQAPPMWRELLYIVHLADIVAMLSGVGTGADTLQYHLDRNYEAYLTLDEKGLPMVVLQVEEEFSKVAEVF; this is translated from the coding sequence ATGAAAAGTAAAGAGCAAAAGGCGGCGATTGACCAGGCCATTGGCCGTTTGCCCCGCCTTTCCGCCGCCGCCATCCGCCTGTTACGCCTGGTCCAGGAGCCCGATCATGGCCTGGCCGAGGTGGTGGCCATCGTCAAAAATGATGCCCTGCTCACCTCCCGGGTTTTAATGGTGGTCAACTCGCCGGTTTATGGTCGCCTAAACAAAATAACCGGCATTGACCACGCGGTGTCCCTGCTGGGGGAAGACCTGGTGGTGGGGGCGGCCATGAAAGAGGCCGCCGGCCTGCTACTGGACAAAAAACTCGACGGTTACGCCGCCGAGGAGGGGGAGTTGTGGCGGCATAACCTGAAGACCGCCCTGGCCGCCAAGATCCTGGCCCGGCAAACCACCGGCAAGGTCGCCCCGGAACTGGCCTTTACCTGTGGCCTGCTCCATGACTTGGGCAAGGCGGTGATCTCCGATTACCTGGGGGATAACGCCGGCCGGATCCGCCGGGCGGTGGAACAGGGCAAAGTGGCCGATTTCCTCGCCGCCGAGCGGGTTTTGCTGGGGATTGATCATGCCGAGGCAGGCTTTACCATCGCCACCAAGTGGTCCCTGCCCGTTCCCCTGCCCGAGGTCTGCCGCTTCCACCACACCCCCGGCCAGGCCCCGCCGATGTGGCGGGAGTTACTCTACATTGTCCACCTGGCCGATATTGTTGCCATGCTCTCGGGGGTCGGCACCGGGGCCGACACCCTGCAGTACCACCTGGATAGAAATTATGAAGCTTACCTGACCCTAGACGAAAAGGGGCTGCCCATGGTGGTTTTGCAGGTGGAGGAGGAGTTTAGCAAGGTGGCGGAGGTTTTTTAG
- a CDS encoding chemotaxis protein CheX: protein MSNDKLNSGRVRRLMQAIGKRTIEYLKEELEIPVNKAYQAGEDVVRMQLRELTSILALDAEIRLLVAFSFDHDLAEKILTASAEGLQIADDERDEMREEAVAEMINIVAGNAIAGHETKGKTISITPPVVINEAKTITRHKGATFRTIQIVTGAGLMSIHFVGPKDFFTMNLDYAEGIND from the coding sequence ATGAGCAACGACAAGCTCAATAGCGGCCGGGTGCGCCGCCTGATGCAGGCCATCGGCAAACGGACCATCGAATACCTGAAGGAGGAGCTGGAAATCCCCGTAAACAAGGCGTACCAGGCCGGGGAGGACGTGGTGCGGATGCAGTTGCGGGAATTGACCTCAATCCTGGCTCTGGACGCGGAAATCCGCTTGCTGGTGGCCTTCAGCTTCGACCATGACCTGGCCGAAAAAATTCTTACCGCCAGTGCCGAAGGGTTGCAAATCGCCGACGATGAACGGGATGAGATGCGGGAGGAAGCAGTGGCGGAAATGATTAACATCGTGGCGGGCAACGCCATTGCCGGCCATGAGACAAAAGGGAAAACCATTTCTATTACCCCCCCGGTGGTGATCAATGAAGCCAAAACCATTACCCGTCACAAAGGGGCGACTTTCCGGACCATTCAAATTGTAACCGGCGCCGGCCTGATGAGTATTCATTTTGTCGGACCGAAAGATTTTTTTACCATGAACCTGGACTATGCAGAGGGAATCAATGACTAA
- a CDS encoding ATP-binding protein, whose translation MTPPPAWRQWLSNSDPERVRGRFMGIVFCCLLLTSLPAMVLFHHYQLQTSEAMIRDQGYGVLANYITQTRDSIEKGQRKSFALVMDNIAQLEGVVATTLYDRDGLMNYRSGKVTVGIPFVRDSQGNLINPNEELYRQTRGMFLRDDWNLEDRSNSPSGRQHLRQVAGQPCADCHFQLDQGISFNDRGRAEALGSRTAHFYERIPVDSQCLVCHTNWRVGELAGVLGVSMDKGAFLSQAHENTRRLIYFLLLNAALILAVTFLVATMYRQILVTRQQLTEKSGRLSGLLDNSGQGFLSFGPDLRVEPEYSRECETLLGAELSGKPITELLCSANEPEAGRLGDNIRRIFETPDEFKRETLLSLLPGHFQLNDRELEVDYRLIGERLMMLVITDITEKLRLESQVAEEQTRLRLIVCAATESAELFEVLDDYRRFGQQELPRLLDAAAGDRESAINEIYRQVHTFKGLFGQLEFIHLPRSLHQLETELRQDQEKAGQTPDPREWQHQMQQADAALEQDLLILRETLGEAFFTRRGQLLLAAEEVEMLENLAERLLHGQGPSLDSEETQTMLRRLQRLRYVPFRNLLAGHAKAAQKLAERREKELAPIEIDDQDLLVAPEIYAPFSKSLVHLFRNAVDHGLETPEERWEQDKEEEGHLHCLVRQEGDEIILEISDDGRGLDAESIRRKAVELGRLSADQAAAAQPAELHLLIFDDQFTTKDQADELSGRGVGLAAVKAETERLGGRIEVTSTPGQGTTFRFRLPYLEKKPINITAEESDEQRQAQ comes from the coding sequence ATGACTCCACCACCGGCCTGGCGGCAATGGTTGAGCAACAGCGACCCGGAACGGGTGCGGGGCCGGTTCATGGGCATCGTTTTTTGTTGCCTGCTGCTGACCTCCCTGCCGGCCATGGTGCTTTTTCACCACTACCAGCTCCAGACCTCCGAGGCGATGATCCGGGATCAGGGTTACGGGGTGCTCGCCAACTACATCACCCAGACCAGGGATTCCATCGAAAAAGGGCAGCGCAAATCCTTCGCCCTGGTTATGGACAACATCGCCCAACTGGAAGGCGTGGTCGCAACCACCCTTTACGATCGCGACGGTCTGATGAACTACCGTTCCGGCAAGGTTACCGTCGGCATCCCCTTTGTCCGCGACAGCCAGGGCAATCTCATCAACCCCAACGAGGAGCTTTACCGCCAAACCAGGGGGATGTTCCTGCGTGACGACTGGAACCTGGAGGATCGCAGCAACTCCCCCAGCGGCCGGCAACACCTGCGCCAGGTGGCCGGGCAGCCTTGCGCCGACTGCCATTTCCAGCTCGACCAGGGTATCTCGTTCAATGATCGGGGCCGGGCTGAAGCACTGGGCAGTCGCACCGCTCACTTTTATGAACGGATCCCGGTGGACAGCCAGTGCCTGGTCTGCCACACCAACTGGCGAGTCGGCGAGTTGGCCGGGGTGTTGGGGGTCAGTATGGACAAGGGCGCCTTTCTCTCCCAGGCCCACGAAAACACCCGCCGCCTGATCTACTTTCTGCTGCTCAACGCCGCCCTGATATTGGCGGTTACCTTCCTGGTGGCCACCATGTACCGCCAGATCCTGGTCACCCGGCAACAACTGACTGAAAAAAGTGGGCGCCTGAGCGGCCTGCTCGACAACTCCGGCCAGGGCTTTCTCTCCTTCGGCCCCGACCTGAGAGTGGAACCGGAATACAGCCGGGAGTGCGAAACTCTGCTGGGCGCCGAACTGAGCGGCAAACCCATCACCGAGCTTCTGTGCTCCGCCAACGAGCCGGAGGCCGGCCGATTGGGCGATAATATCCGGCGGATTTTCGAAACCCCTGATGAGTTCAAACGCGAAACCCTGCTCTCCCTGCTGCCCGGCCATTTTCAACTCAACGACCGTGAGCTGGAAGTCGATTACCGGCTCATCGGTGAGCGGTTGATGATGCTGGTCATCACCGATATCACCGAAAAACTGCGCCTGGAGTCCCAGGTCGCCGAGGAACAGACCCGGCTGCGGCTGATTGTCTGCGCCGCCACCGAATCGGCGGAGCTTTTCGAGGTCCTGGACGATTACCGCCGCTTCGGCCAACAGGAACTGCCCCGGCTGCTTGATGCCGCCGCCGGCGACCGGGAATCGGCCATAAACGAGATCTATCGCCAGGTCCACACCTTCAAAGGACTATTCGGCCAACTGGAGTTCATTCACCTGCCCCGCAGCCTGCACCAGCTCGAAACAGAACTGCGGCAAGACCAGGAAAAGGCCGGACAAACCCCCGACCCCCGGGAATGGCAACACCAAATGCAGCAGGCCGACGCCGCCCTGGAGCAGGACCTGCTGATCCTGCGTGAGACCCTGGGAGAAGCCTTTTTTACCCGTCGCGGCCAGCTTCTGCTGGCCGCCGAGGAAGTGGAGATGCTGGAAAATCTGGCCGAGCGGTTGCTGCACGGCCAAGGCCCGAGCCTGGACAGCGAGGAGACCCAAACCATGCTCCGACGGCTGCAGCGGCTGCGCTACGTTCCGTTTCGCAACCTGCTGGCCGGCCACGCCAAAGCGGCGCAAAAACTGGCCGAACGCCGGGAAAAAGAGCTGGCCCCCATCGAGATCGATGATCAAGACCTGCTGGTGGCACCCGAGATTTACGCGCCTTTCAGCAAGTCTCTGGTCCACCTGTTCCGCAACGCGGTGGACCACGGCCTTGAAACACCGGAAGAGCGCTGGGAGCAGGACAAGGAGGAGGAGGGACACCTCCACTGCCTGGTGCGGCAAGAGGGCGACGAGATTATCCTGGAAATCAGCGACGACGGCCGCGGCCTGGATGCCGAAAGCATTCGCCGCAAGGCCGTGGAACTCGGCCGCCTGAGTGCCGACCAGGCCGCCGCCGCCCAACCGGCGGAACTCCACCTGCTGATCTTCGATGACCAGTTCACCACCAAGGACCAGGCCGATGAGTTATCCGGCCGCGGCGTGGGACTGGCAGCGGTGAAGGCTGAAACGGAGAGACTTGGCGGTCGCATCGAGGTAACATCAACCCCCGGGCAGGGCACGACTTTCCGCTTCCGGTTGCCTTATCTGGAGAAAAAACCGATAAACATCACCGCGGAGGAGAGTGATGAGCAACGACAAGCTCAATAG